Proteins encoded in a region of the Rutidosis leptorrhynchoides isolate AG116_Rl617_1_P2 chromosome 9, CSIRO_AGI_Rlap_v1, whole genome shotgun sequence genome:
- the LOC139867185 gene encoding mitogen-activated protein kinase homolog NTF3-like — protein sequence MATPVDPPNGIETQGKHYFSMWKALFEIDTKYVPIKPIGRGAYGIVCSSVNRETNEKVAIKKIHNAFDNRIDALRTLRELKLLRHLKHDNVISLKDVMVPIHRRSFKDVYLVYELMDTDLHQIIKSSQALSNDHCQYFLFQLLRGLKYLHSVNILHRDLKPGNLLINANCDLKICDFGLARTNNGKDQFMTEYVVTRWYRAPELLLCCDNYDISIDVWSVGCIFAELLGRKPLFPGTECLNQLKLIVNILGSQREENIEFIDNPKARNYIKSLPFSPGTSFSRLYPNAHPLAIDLLQKMLVFDPSKRISVVEALRHPYMSQLYDPNMDPPVQIPVDLDIDEDWGEDMIREMMWKEMVYYHPEAVATANNSNADVML from the exons ATGGCAACACCAGTTGACCCACCAAATGGGATTGAAACACAAGGAAAACATTACTTTTCAATGTGGAAGGCATTATTTGAAATCGACACAAAATATGTTCCTATCAAGCCCATTGGTCGAGGTGCGTATGGGATTGTTTGTTCGTCTGTTAACCGTGAAACGAATGAAAAAGTAGCGATTAAGAAAATACACAATGCCTTTGATAATCGTATTGATGCCTTGAGAACTTTGCGTGAACTTAAGCTTCTTCGGCATCTCAAACACGATAATGTAATAAGTTTGAAAGATGTGATGGTTCCGATTCATAGAAGAAGTTTTAAAGATGTTTATTTGGTTTATGAACTTATGGATACTGATTTGCATCAGATTATTAAGTCGTCTCAAGCTCTTAGTAATGATCATTGCCAATATTTCCTCTTCCAG TTGTTACGAGGTTTGAAGTATTTACATTCGGTAAACATCTTGCATCGTGATTTGAAGCCCGGGAACCTACTCATCAATGCCAACTGTGACCTAAAAATATGCGATTTCGGGCTAGCACGTACAAACAACGGTAAAGATCAATTCATGACTGAATACGTTGTAACTCGTTGGTATCGGGCCCCAGAGCTGCTTTTATGTTGCGACAATTACGACATCTCGATCGACGTATGGTCTGTCGGGTGCATATTTGCTGAACTTCTTGGCAGAAAACCGCTTTTTCCGGGAACCGAATGTCTTAACCAACTTAAACTGATAGTCAACATACTCGGGAGTCAACGAGAAGAAAACATTGAGTTTATCGATAACCCGAAAGCAAGAAACTATATAAAGTCGCTTCCTTTTTCGCCCGGGACTTCGTTTTCTCGACTTTATCCTAACGCTCATCCGTTAGCGATTGATTTGTTGCAGAAAATGTTGGTTTTTGATCCTTCGAAAAGGATTAGTGTTGTTGAAGCCCTTCGTCATCCTTATATGTCTCAACTTTATGACCCCAATATGGATCCTCCGGTTCAAATACCTGTGGATTTGGATATAGATGAAGATTGGGGAGAAGATATGATAAGAGAGATGATGTGGAAAGAGATGGTTTATTATCATCCTGAAGCTGTTGCTACTGCTAATAATAGTAATGCAGATGTAATGTTGTAA